From Gopherus flavomarginatus isolate rGopFla2 chromosome 7, rGopFla2.mat.asm, whole genome shotgun sequence, the proteins below share one genomic window:
- the PROB1 gene encoding proline-rich basic protein 1, with protein sequence MITAVKRNSIQFSRPGQTPEPDGLSGERIFSDSECKEAGSEKNRHTPSQSQGDRLKDTSDSSVSSYHTALCSEGAESFKDCVESLEDEGDTLLTQPPDGDPDDESDLHRKNKTASVSLSERSPAGMKDFWRGASEDTVKQLRGTPSDFDKAAWELPDKNSKGAGDICAAASTAIVHSALNRSQASGGSLTTTAERTFSPQAGRECAASNQVCRYRGYLSAKEKQQVQMSITGPAKNSSAPGYSSRMGLATRELQLGAGRSKYLDPPLRFNAPKPREMFLKAHNTKGSRAPVISKAPCPQYCADNSSTGSDSEAADNEVQKLTALSFRSLSCPHGSSLYMYSSSNRTSSSLSNSLSEDSNGMNRWSARNELRKAEVVSQAKGSRQFPAASQVPEKDPPSYSFGKDPFKCVDVVLESAAGKKGHSKKRTVPKRQIQLKQRDRNEMSFLGAGDCAAHQPFAAPRNDPCPKGRTISSEFRINYKQFMRTASLDDSYSKTRMASCLVKNVLAKKMQYEQRIRMEQKSMQGCSTSSVPSSVSTDLVGDFTEGKSSSLSKSDCSCSAEDLQSHSMSERSESMSQESTDAMRPTKGVVLNQQQRENVCKLKKTFNELDERLKSHEATRSKPLPILADGMNRDSGDSRKQVAKERKEYWRARALFESKQAEVKGLGVAPTFSKAQKPWPSLKQRAISKNKHTSWEEEKVPFKPKSLVVPRDPARNIFTSTTQEMKLIPQSKPEQQQKMLNVSRQLTQEGGAEKRPAAVQSTKYSSLTLPTSCRSRSDGKSTPPEASHTQEAKKTESKGRRQTHQPRDVRKLVKNTYSLCFKSSDSFNRDQETNSGDSISLATKESTATSPLFIHCTSVCRKDDVQTKTHPHGKNWEQQLNLDVSALSIPDQRTSDLQHSATLNPTTKPYVDGPVSLTESKCTAVSESPIHITQIQSKKKVVAGNEEPQLKPENKSVCYERSELHVTSCSKATRKAPQMESQLNVKVNSSLSKHPHRTQADHFPAPAYSALDGRAPKDSSTQANCSSLEKSKAVLFPSSTSPKDTKNDTYINRNTARPGHFQEAQAQKEPEWLFQKHLSTEIISLTPHDSQDFSVSPKEENNVSEQTKEGYRHLQPIKPTGTSTQTSHTNTPANNQSVNSLYQQKAQNKMFDASRPLDSQVFVPATLRSPECANSNAFLRSKEYSEETRLPGVPSAAPSPPAGKLQDQRENWDHLNRQQAGNEQYFTATHAENANYLTIPVKAQKPEAAPKPLVPSHPDHTLVSSNVFLQQGVEAPVSTISNESPQLKAPEGKAAADHSVNDQPSHVQPHHRVNDSPNFLRRNNGVSPGSRSAPSPTRSFAPQPQAHRKMLIDPDSGKCYYMEPPRQPQLKMLFDPETGQYLEVLIPSVPLASHSRLYPSPFNPLVMNPGVYGPPYIPYPGFPGFPPPPVAMPSVHHNLPNQQPCQENTNVTETFSPGPKGEAPPATQATDCNYMESLYYIPTGMNSSPSPNQPLFSPATSSSPSMPEKGPLFRM encoded by the coding sequence ATGATCACCGCTGTGAAAAGAAATAGTATCCAGTTCTCTAGGCCAGGGCAGACCCCTGAGCCTGATGGATTAAGTGGGGAGAGGATCTTCAGTGACTCTGAATGCAAAGAAGCTGGTTCAGAAAAGAACAGACACACACCTAGCCAATCCCAAGGGGACCGCCTAAAGGACACGTCGGACTCCTCTGTTTCTTCTTACCACACCGCTCTATGCTCAGAGGGGGCTGAAAGTTTTAAGGACTGCGTGGAGTCTCTGGAAGATGAAGGGGACACTCTGTTAACCCAGCCACCTGATGGTGATCCAGATGATGAAAGTGATCTGCATCGCAAGAACAAAACTGCATCGGTGAGCCTTTCAGAACGGAGCCCGGCTGGCATGAAAGACTTTTGGAGGGGCGCTTCTGAGGACACAGTTAAGCAACTACGTGGGACGCCAAGTGATTTTGACAAAGCCGCATGGGAGCTGCCTGATAAAAACAGCAAAGGTGCTGGTGATATTTGTGCTGCTGCCTCTACGGCCATAGTTCATTCAGCTTTAAATAGAAGCCAGGCTTCAGGGGGGAGTTTAACAACCACAGCTGAGAGGACATTTAGcccccaggcaggcagggagtgtgCCGCAAGCAATCAAGTTTGCAGATACAGAGGCTACCTCAGTGCCAAGGAGAAGCAACAGGTTCAGATGTCAATCACAGGCCCTGCTAAGAATAGCTCTGCTCCAGGGTACAGCAGCAGGATGGGGCTAGCCACAAGAGAGCTGCAGCTTGGAGCCGGTAGGTCTAAATATTTGGATCCGCCTTTACGATTCAATGCACCGAAACCCAGGGAGATGTTCCTCAAAGCGCACAATACGAAGGGCAGCAGAGCTCCTGTGATTAGCaaggccccctgcccccagtacTGCGCTGACAACTCCAGCACTGGAAGCGACTCTGAAGCGGCTGATAATGAAGTTCAGAAGCTCACTGCTCTGTCGTTCCGGAGCCTCTCGTGCCCTCACGGTAGTTCCCTATATATGTACAGTTCTAGTAACAGGACATCGTCTAGCTTGTCCAATTCCTTGTCAGAAGACAGTAATGGAATGAACAGGTGGTCAGCGCGTAATGAGCTGAGAAAAGCAGAGGTGGTCAGCCAGGCAAAGGGCAGCAGACAATTCCCAGCTGCCAGCCAAGTCCCAGAAAAAGATCCGCCCAGTTACTCATTCGGGAAGGACCCATTCAAGTGCGTTGATGTGGTGCTGGAAAGCGCCGCCGGCAAAAAGGGCCACTCCAAAAAGAGGACCGTGCCCAAGCGGCAGATCCAGCTCAAGCAGAGAGACAGGAATGAGATGAGTTTCCTCGGAGCAGGGGACTGCGCTGCCCATCAGCCCTTTGCAGCACCCAGGAACGACCCTTGCCCAAAGGGCAGGACCATCAGCAGTGAATTCAGGATAAACTACAAACAGTTTATGAGAACTGCGTCATTAGACGACTCATACAGCAAAACCAGGATGGCCTCCTGCCTGGTGAAAAATGTGCTGGCCAAGAAAATGCAATACGAGCAGAGGATCAGAATGGAGCAGAAATCGATGCAGGGCTGCTCGACTTCTTCTGTACCATCCTCCGTAAGTACGGACCTCGTGGGAGATTTCACGGAGGGGAAGTCAAGTTCTCTGTCCAAGTCCGACTGCAGCTGTTCAGCGGAAGATCTGCAGAGTCATTCAATGAGCGAAAGGTCTGAGTCAATGAGCCAAGAAAGCACTGATGCCATGCGGCCTACCAAAGGTGTAGTGCTGAACCAGCAGCAAAGGGAAAATGTCTGCAAGCTGAAGAAGACGTTCAACGAGCTGGATGAAAGACTGAAGTCTCATGAAGCCACTCGGTCCAAGCCACTCCCCATCTTGGCAGACGGCATGAACAGGGATTCAGGTGACAGCAGGAAGCAGGTTGCCAAAGAGAGGAAAGAATACTGGAGAGCTCGTGCCCTGTTTGAATCCAAACAGGCTGAGGTGAAAGGCTTGGGTGTCGCCCCGACGTTTTCCAAAGCCCAAAAGCCATGGCCCAGTTTGAAGCAGCGAGCGATCAGCAAGAACAAACACACGTCATGGGAAGAGGAGAAGGTCCCcttcaagccaaaaagtttggtGGTGCCCAGGGATCCAGCCAGGAACATCTTCACGTCCACAACGCAGGAGATGAAACTGATCCCACAGAGCAAacctgagcagcagcagaagatgCTGAATGTCTCCAGGCAGCTGACTCAGGAGGGCGGTGCCGAGAAgaggccagcagcagtgcagagcaCCAAGTATTCCTCTCTCACTTTGCCCACTTCCTGCAGATCACGCAGCGATGGGAAAAGCACTCCCCCTGAAGCATCGCACACTCAGGAGGCCAAGAAGACAGAGAGTAAAGGGAGGCGGCAAACACATCAGCCCAGGGACGTCAGAAAGTTAGTTAAGAACACCTATAGCTTGTGCTTTAAATCTTCAGACAGCTTCAATAGAGACCAGGAAACCAACAGTGGGGATAGCATAAGCCTAGCAACAAAGGAGTCCACTGCAACCTCCCCTCTGTTTATACACTGCACCTCAGTGTGTCGCAAAGATGATGTGCAAACAAAGACCCATCCACATGGAAAAAACTGGGAGCAGCAGTTGAACTTAGATGTGTCAGCGCTTTCCATACCAGATCAGAGAACGAGTgacctgcagcacagtgccactTTAAACCCCACCACTAAGCCCTACGTGGATGGACCTGTCAGTCTTACTGAAAGCAAATGCACTGCAGTCAGTGAATCTCCAATCCACATCACTCAAATTCAGTCCAAGAAGAAGGTTGTAGCTGGGAATGAAGAACCCCAGCTAAAGCCTGAAAATAAATCAGTGTGTTACGAGAGGAGTGAGCTACATGTAACATCATGTTCCAAAGCCACAAGGAAAGCACCCCAGATGGAATCCCAGCTTAATGTTAAAGTCAACAGTTCTCTTTCCAAGCATCCACACAGAACACAAGCTGACCACTTCCCTGCTCCAGCTTACTCAGCTTTGGATGGAAGGGCTCCGAAAGACTCATCGACACAAGCTAATTGCAGCTCACTAGAAAAAAGCAAAGCTGTTCTGTTTCCATCTTCAACCTCTCCTAAGGACACCAAGAACGACACTTACATCAATCGCAACACTGCCAGGCCAGGTCATTTTCAGGAGGCTCAGGCCCAGAAGGAGCCTGAGTGgctatttcagaagcatttatcCACTGAGATCATCTCATTGACACCTCATGACAGTCAAGACTTTTCTGTCAGTCCAAAAGAAGAAAACAATGTCTCTGAACAAACCAAGGAAGGCTACAGACATCTACAGCCCATAAAGCCAACAGGGACAAGTACCCAAACATCCCACACAAACACACCAGCAAACAATCAGTCTGTTAACAGTTTGTATCAGCAGAAGGCCCAGAATAAAATGTTTGATGCCTCCAGGCCTTTGGATAGCCAGGTGTTTGTGCCAGCAACCCTCAGGTCTCCAGAGTGTGCCAATTCTAATGCCTTCTTGAGATCAAAGGAATACAGTGAAGAAACCAGACTACCAGGAGTTCCTTCTGCTGCACCATCACCACCAGCTGGAAAGCTCCAAGATCAGAGGGAGAATTGGGATCATTTGAACAGACAGCAGGCTGGAAATGAGCAATATTTCACAGCCACCCATGCTGAGAATGCCAACTATTTAACGATTCCCGTGAAAGCCCAGAAACCCGAAGCAGCTCCTAAGCCCTTGGTGCCCTCCCATCCAGACCACACTTTGGTCAGTTCCAATGTGTTCTTACAGCAAGGTGTGGAAGCACCCGTGAGCACAATAAGCAATGAGTCTCCACAGTTGAAAGCGCCAGAGGGCAAGGCAGCTGCAGACCACTCCGTGAATGACCAGCCAAGCCATGTCCAGCCCCATCATAGAGTCAATGACTCACCCAATTTCTTGAGGAGGAACAACGGTGTTTCACCAGGCAGTAGAAGTGCCCCTAGCCCCACCAGGTCTTTTGCTCCCCAACCCCAGGCTCACAGGAAAATGCTCATTGATCCAGACAGCGGGAAGTGCTACTACATGGAACCTCCCAGACAGCCGCAGCTGAAAATGCTCTTTGACCCAGAGACAGGCCAGTACCTTGAAGTATTGATACCCTCAGTCCCCTTGGCATCACATAGTAGGCTTTACCCATCTCCTTTCAATCCATTGGTCATGAATCCAGGGGTTTACGGGCCCCCCTACATACCATATCCGGGATTCCCagggtttcctcctcctcctgtggcTATGCCATCTGTCCACCACAATCTGCCAAATCAACAGCCCTGTCAAGAAAATACAAATGTAACTGAAACCTTCAGCCCTGGTCCAAAAGGTGAAGCTCCACCAGCTACTCAAGCCACTGACTGCAACTACATGGAGAGTTTATATTATATTCCTACTGGGATGAATTCAAGTCCTAGCCCTAATCAGCCTTTATTTTCCCCAGCTACAAGTTCCAGTCCTTCCATGCCAGAGAAAGGGCCCTTGTTCCGGATGTAA
- the MZB1 gene encoding marginal zone B- and B1-cell-specific protein — translation MKSLLSAVLMLTFFDLRAADDRKHSSCSSPLGDSGPVSETAFSATSPHFNAEEAYSAHMPEHLRCDACRVIAFQMQEYLRKADSKRSSAKAQSTRLSESEYMDTLENSCSQSWENYGVQEVGGVKRFAGPGLKNQETMSVMMTGGPWPARLYKLCHSYLGEFGEEQIYEEYRRRPAALAEFLCFEEQRACTRLSDTQNKSPNKVKALQSEL, via the exons ATGAAGTCACTGCTGTCGGCTGTCTTGATGCTAACATTTTTTGATCTAAGagcagcagatgacagaaagcATTCTTCCTGCAGCAGCCCCCTGGGGGACTCGGGCCCAGTCTCGGAGACGGCCTTCTCTGCTACGTCCCCCCACTTCAACGCTGAGGAAGCCTACTCTGCCCATATGCCTGAGCACCTTCGCTGTGATGCCTGCAGAGTGATAGCCTTCCAG ATGCAGGAATACCTGAGGAAAGCAGACTCCAAACGGTCGTCCGCTAAAGCACAGTCCACTCGTCTGAGCGAGTCTGAATACATGGACACACTGGAGAACAGctgctcgcagagctgggaaaa CTATGGAGTGCAAGAAGTGGGGGGAGTGAAACGCTTTGCAGGGCCTGGCCTGAAGAACCAGGAGACCATGAGTGTGATGATGACAGGTGGACCATGGCCAGCAAG ATTATATAAGCTGTGCCACAGCTACCTGGGTGAATTTGGGGAAGAGCAGATCTACGAGGAGTATCGACGCAGGCCGGCTGCCTTGGCAGAGTTCCTGTGCTTCGAAGAGCAGAGAGCCTGCACAAGACTTAGCGACACCCAGAACAAAAGCCCAAACAAAGTGAAGGCTCTGCAGAGTGAGCTGTAG